One part of the Penaeus monodon isolate SGIC_2016 unplaced genomic scaffold, NSTDA_Pmon_1 PmonScaffold_13727, whole genome shotgun sequence genome encodes these proteins:
- the LOC119569259 gene encoding proline-rich proteoglycan 2-like, producing MGLFDEEVMPFLLTAKVTPTGTPPPAQPWAKPPKRPEPEQAKPGSPVLEQAALYWGKVRKGKRNTTNSEVGKPKNSPKVRVPKALPFPVAPMGIMPSAPKSFAEKRGLSPWSRTQIPCPGNTPIPTPPGGKVESFPLSSPGGGPPQAGTMGTGCGGAIKKPTCLRFPPKIAF from the exons ATGGGCCTTTTTGACGAGGAAGTTATGCCCTTCCTTTTGACTGCGAAAGTCACCCC GACGGGGACCCCCCCTCCCGCCCAACCCTGGGCCAAACCCCCTAAACGGCCCGAGCCAGAACAGGCTAAACCTGGCAGCCCAGTGCTAGAACAAGCTGCCCTTTACTGGGGTAAAgtcagaaaggggaaaagaaacacgACAAATTCTGAagtggggaaacccaaaaactccccaaaagtcAGAGTACCAAAGGCTCTCCCTTTCCCAGTGGCCCCAATG GGTATCATGCCTTCTGCTCCCAAAAGCTTTGCTGAAAAAAGAGGCTTATCCCCCTGGTCAAGAACACAAATCCCTTGCCCGGGAAATACCCCAATCCCCACCCCCCCTGGGGGGAAGGTTGAATCCTTCCCATTGAGTTCACCTGGCGGGGGGCCCCCTCAAGCGGGAACAATG ggcactggaTGCGGGGGGGCCATCAAaaagccaacgtgcttgagattTCCCCCAAAGATCGCCTTCTAA